In Mycoplasma feriruminatoris, the sequence TTTTCTTTTTGCTTTATATTCAGAATAAATATCTTTTCTTCAACAATTTTCATCATAATCAAAAGCAACAATAACAGTATGATATTGATTTGATTGAACAAATTTTAATATATTTGCTACAAAAGAATAAACAGCATTAATTATTATACCTTCATGGTTTTTAGAAACAGTTTTTCTTTTTAAAGTACCATAATATCCTTTATGTAGTAAATGATAACCATCAATTAGCAAAATTGGTTTGGTTTCATTAGTAATCATTTTTAAAAAATCCTTACTTTTTAATAATATCATTTTAGATAATAAGAATTTCTAATAAGTTGTTAGTACAAACTTTAATTTGATATAGTTTTAAAATCAAGAATGTTAAAAAAACTACAACTAGTTATCATGTCTGTTGTTTTAATTTTAAAAACTACTTTTTCATTAAACTCTTTACTTATTATTTCTATATTATTTTGATTAATTCAATGATTAACTAATTTAATATTTTTAATATCAAAACTAATTAAATATTGATAATAAGTTTTAATTTCAACAATATCTAATTGTTTAACTATTAAACTTGCAGCATTACTATAAGTTCTAGTTAATACACTAGCTCCAAGTTTTATTCCACCAAAATATCTAATTACTAAAATTACAATATTTACTAAATTATTTTTACTAATTACATTAAAAATTGGTTTTCCTGCTGTATTTTTTGGTTCATGATCATCATTATATCCACCAATAATTTTTTGATCATAAATCATATAAGCATAACAATTATGAGTAGCATTTATATCAGAATATTTATTTAAAAACTCATCTAATTCTTGTTTAGAATTTATATTTGTACATATTGTTATAAACTTAGAATTTTTAATAATAAACTCATTTTTATAAATTTTATTTTTAATAGTTTTCATCTCTTATTTTTATAATCTATATAAATAGTTTAGTATATATTTGCTATATAATTATTATATTGTACAATCTTAAATTCGTGGGAGGATCTAATGGTTTCTGATAGAAGACTGTTAAAAAAATTTGGAAAAATTGCTGATAAAATCATTGCTTTAGAACCTAAAATGCGTCAGTTAAAAGATGAAGATTTTATTTTAAAGACACAAGAATTTAAACAAATGTTAGAAAATGGAAAATCTTTAGATGATATTTTAATTGAAACATATGCTGTAGCTAGAGAAGCAGCAAGAAGAGTATTGGGTTTAAATGCTTATAAAGTGCAATTAATTGGTGGAATCATTTTAAACTCTGGAGATATTGCTGAAATGAGAACTGGAGAAGGTAAAACTTTAACAGGTATTTTTCCAGCTTATTTAAACGCATTATCTGGTAAAGGTGTTCATATTGTTACTGTTAATGAATATCTATCAAAAAGAGATAGTGAAATTAATGGTAAAGTTTTTGATTTATTAGGAATTAGTGTTGGATTAAATGGATCAGCATTATCTAAATCAGAAAAAAGAGAAGCTTATAATAAAGATATTACTTATACAACTAATGCAGAACTTGGATTTGACTATTTAAGAGATAACATGGTTAGTGATTATAGTTTAAAAGTTCAAAGAAAGTTAAATTATTGTATTATTGATGAAGCTGATTCAGTTTTAATAGATGAAGCTAGAACTCCTTTAATTATTTCTGGAGGAACTTCTTCTAGAATTAACTTATATAAAGCTGCTAATAATTTTGCTTTAAGTTTAAAAGAACATGATGATCTAGATATTGATTTAGAATCAAAACAAGTTTATTTAAATGAACAAGGAATGAGAAAAGCAAATGAATTCTTTTCTTTAAACAACTTATTTGCTATTGAAAACACTGAGATTTTTCACTTAATTATGAATGCTTTAAAAGCTCAATTTGCTTTTAAAGAAGGTGTTGAATATACAGTTAGAGATAATGAAATTTTATTAATCGATCAATTTACTGGTCGTATAATGCAAGGAAGAAGTTATTCTGATGGATTACAACAAGCTTTACAAGCAAAAGAAAATGTTGAAATTGAAGAAGAAACTGTAACACTTGCAACAATTACTTATCAAAACTTTTACAGACTATATTCAAAAATTGCAGGAATGACTGGAACTGCAAAAACTGAAGAAGAAGAATTTATTAAAATTTATAACACAAGAGTTATTCAAACTCCAACAAATAAACCTGTAATTAGAAAAGATGAACCAGATCTAACATTTGGAACTAAAAATGCTGCTTTAAAAAAATTAGTTGAAGATGTATTAGAATCACATAAAAAAGGTGCTCCTATTTTAATTGGAACAACTAGTGTTGAATCAAGTGAACAAATTGCAAGATATCTAAAAAAAGCTAACTTAAAATTTGAAACAATTAATGCTAAAAATCACGATAGAGAAGCTGAAATTGTTGCAAAAGCTGGAGAAATTGGAGCTATCACACTAGCTACTAACATGGCTGGAAGAGGT encodes:
- a CDS encoding IMPACT family protein; this translates as MKTIKNKIYKNEFIIKNSKFITICTNINSKQELDEFLNKYSDINATHNCYAYMIYDQKIIGGYNDDHEPKNTAGKPIFNVISKNNLVNIVILVIRYFGGIKLGASVLTRTYSNAASLIVKQLDIVEIKTYYQYLISFDIKNIKLVNHWINQNNIEIISKEFNEKVVFKIKTTDMITSCSFFNILDFKTISN
- the secA gene encoding preprotein translocase subunit SecA; its protein translation is MVSDRRLLKKFGKIADKIIALEPKMRQLKDEDFILKTQEFKQMLENGKSLDDILIETYAVAREAARRVLGLNAYKVQLIGGIILNSGDIAEMRTGEGKTLTGIFPAYLNALSGKGVHIVTVNEYLSKRDSEINGKVFDLLGISVGLNGSALSKSEKREAYNKDITYTTNAELGFDYLRDNMVSDYSLKVQRKLNYCIIDEADSVLIDEARTPLIISGGTSSRINLYKAANNFALSLKEHDDLDIDLESKQVYLNEQGMRKANEFFSLNNLFAIENTEIFHLIMNALKAQFAFKEGVEYTVRDNEILLIDQFTGRIMQGRSYSDGLQQALQAKENVEIEEETVTLATITYQNFYRLYSKIAGMTGTAKTEEEEFIKIYNTRVIQTPTNKPVIRKDEPDLTFGTKNAALKKLVEDVLESHKKGAPILIGTTSVESSEQIARYLKKANLKFETINAKNHDREAEIVAKAGEIGAITLATNMAGRGTDIKLAKGVAELGGLRVFGVERNEARRIDNQLRGRSGRQGDPGLSRFYISMDDDLMMRFTAPKTRQRFKALGDDYIKSKMFTRAVTNAQKKLEGMNFDQRKNVLDYDNILAQQREIIYAQRDDILEANDLSVVIEKMQITAAYELIEKHSNLVHGEKTINKQELLEAIDGTLVPKNKFRIDDFNNKEKMDLAVEIADAMMQLYKARISDIPDDVVIGMERKIILDSFDKYWTKHLDIAGKLKSGIYLQQYAQNNPLAIYVEQATDLFNKMKVNIANEVVQSLANVILRVVEDEEQREERIEITDKDIEEILYETGLQPTDINNKAINDRFDELEEIFKDDKQKLRRLRIQRDVMLGLVLELERRAEMIISPENDQQAITQLIKELQNDVDIASITIDQINQNFNNMVEQINDPEKLKHLIIAKDVLLQLVARMDDIKEQEKQTKKRKKKKPHEDESTKTKIG